A single Providencia manganoxydans DNA region contains:
- a CDS encoding AzlD domain-containing protein, translated as MIWVLIISLSIIVFSLRYIFLIPQLPVRLPLFIKQALSYSAPCLLTAICAPVILLENHQLRDFPDNPYLWGALFCVITASLIRNMLMTVGLTLLFFYSLIYFIG; from the coding sequence ATGATTTGGGTATTAATTATTTCGCTTTCCATCATCGTTTTTTCTCTGCGTTATATTTTTTTGATCCCGCAGTTACCTGTTAGGTTACCACTGTTTATTAAACAAGCCTTAAGCTACTCGGCTCCTTGTCTTTTAACTGCTATTTGCGCGCCGGTGATCCTTTTAGAAAATCACCAGCTACGCGACTTTCCTGATAACCCCTATCTATGGGGTGCCCTTTTCTGTGTCATCACGGCATCACTTATTCGAAATATGTTAATGACAGTTGGACTCACATTGCTCTTTTTCTATAGCTTGATTTACTTTATTGGCTGA
- a CDS encoding DUF1456 family protein: MLNNYVLRSVRYMLDLSDNQMVEIIKLADLTVTKAEMVGWLKKDDDPDYVECNDKLLGHFLNGLIYFRRGKDDNNPMPEVETRITNNIILKKLRVAFALKDTDMIEIYQKVDFRVSKPELNAIFRKPDHKNYRDCGDQLLRYFLKGMTMQLRNLSK, from the coding sequence ATGCTGAATAATTATGTGTTACGTAGTGTCCGTTACATGCTAGATCTGAGTGATAACCAGATGGTTGAAATTATTAAACTTGCTGATTTAACTGTAACTAAAGCTGAAATGGTAGGTTGGTTAAAAAAAGACGACGATCCTGACTATGTTGAATGCAATGACAAATTACTTGGCCATTTCTTGAACGGTTTGATCTATTTCCGCCGTGGTAAAGATGACAATAACCCAATGCCTGAAGTAGAAACTCGTATTACCAATAATATTATCCTAAAAAAACTACGAGTTGCTTTTGCATTAAAAGACACTGATATGATCGAGATCTACCAAAAAGTTGATTTTCGTGTTTCAAAACCTGAACTTAATGCCATATTCCGCAAACCTGATCATAAAAACTACCGTGATTGCGGCGATCAGTTATTACGCTATTTTCTGAAAGGCATGACGATGCAACTGCGTAATTTATCCAAGTAA
- a CDS encoding LysR family transcriptional regulator, with product MSVDLNLLKVFISVASQGSFARAAQQLSMPTSNVSRSIKQLEQQLNCRLIERTTRSMRLTEQGDILLKQSQRLYEELDETLDQISHREILSGALRLTIPSEAGSLLLAEIIAEFALQHPKLAIHCDTQLMPLDVINDDIDLLFTFHRGELDNSSYHSRLIKTWQSVVVASPQLIERTGRPQTIADLANMPCISSLSALSGQPWVFIDQQQCQQKININSQYRVNSGILANVAALKGVGYAILAKEPCEQEIAQGLLEVIEFDEQPAPIELRAIYASRRSLSPKIDVFLQYLLQRLA from the coding sequence ATGTCAGTTGACCTAAATTTATTAAAAGTATTTATATCCGTCGCCTCTCAAGGGAGCTTTGCGCGAGCAGCACAGCAATTATCAATGCCGACATCGAATGTTAGCCGTAGTATAAAACAGTTAGAACAACAGCTAAATTGTCGCTTAATTGAACGAACAACGCGCAGTATGAGGCTAACCGAACAAGGTGATATTTTATTAAAGCAGAGCCAAAGGCTTTATGAAGAACTCGATGAGACTTTAGATCAAATTAGTCACCGTGAAATATTATCGGGTGCTTTACGTCTTACTATTCCGAGTGAAGCGGGGAGCCTATTATTAGCCGAGATAATCGCTGAATTTGCATTACAGCATCCGAAATTAGCGATTCACTGTGATACACAGCTTATGCCCTTGGATGTGATAAATGATGATATCGACTTACTGTTTACCTTTCATCGTGGTGAATTGGATAATAGCAGCTATCACTCTCGGCTAATTAAAACGTGGCAAAGTGTGGTCGTCGCATCACCACAACTTATTGAGCGAACAGGGCGGCCTCAAACAATCGCAGACCTCGCCAATATGCCATGTATTTCTAGTTTAAGTGCCTTATCAGGCCAGCCATGGGTGTTTATTGATCAACAACAATGCCAGCAAAAAATTAATATTAATAGCCAATATCGAGTGAATAGCGGTATTTTAGCCAATGTTGCAGCTCTTAAAGGGGTCGGTTACGCTATTTTGGCCAAAGAGCCTTGTGAACAGGAAATTGCACAAGGATTACTTGAGGTGATTGAGTTTGATGAGCAGCCAGCTCCGATTGAATTACGAGCTATTTATGCGAGCCGTCGTTCATTATCACCGAAAATAGATGTATTTTTGCAATATCTATTGCAACGGCTCGCGTAG
- a CDS encoding phosphohydrolase, translating into MDIHKWATLFDNYLQKNWTITDNSHDISHVRRVWGTARHLMENDSNVNPLIVLTACYFHDFVTLPKNHPQRHQASSLSADKTIKVLQNYFPSFPEYYYVPVRHCIIAHSFSANIEPITIEAKIVQDADRLEALGAIGLARVFAVSGQLNRALFDANDPFAKNRPLNDNLWALDHFQEKLLKLPETMQTKAGKILATHNANYLVQFMAKLSAELNGDPLQVDQHIIDRFVLDV; encoded by the coding sequence ATGGATATTCATAAATGGGCAACCTTATTTGATAATTATTTGCAGAAAAACTGGACGATAACTGATAATAGCCACGATATTTCCCATGTACGCAGAGTTTGGGGAACTGCGCGGCATTTGATGGAAAATGACAGTAACGTAAATCCTTTAATTGTACTTACTGCATGTTATTTTCATGATTTTGTAACTCTCCCCAAAAATCATCCACAAAGACATCAAGCATCCTCTCTGAGTGCGGATAAGACAATCAAGGTATTACAAAACTATTTTCCAAGCTTTCCTGAATATTATTATGTCCCAGTTAGACATTGTATTATTGCTCATAGTTTTAGCGCTAATATTGAGCCAATTACAATTGAAGCAAAAATTGTACAAGATGCTGATAGATTGGAAGCATTAGGCGCGATAGGTTTAGCGCGCGTGTTTGCAGTAAGTGGCCAATTAAATCGAGCGCTGTTTGATGCCAATGATCCTTTTGCGAAAAATAGGCCTTTAAATGATAATTTATGGGCACTTGACCATTTTCAGGAAAAATTACTGAAATTGCCAGAAACAATGCAAACTAAAGCTGGTAAAATTCTAGCGACGCATAACGCAAATTATCTTGTGCAATTTATGGCAAAATTAAGTGCTGAATTAAACGGTGATCCACTGCAAGTTGATCAACACATTATTGATAGGTTTGTACTCGATGTTTAA
- the accA gene encoding acetyl-CoA carboxylase carboxyl transferase subunit alpha, producing the protein MSTHFLAFEKPIVELNERIDALAAFKQSGQQPDIEFDEEIKLLEKKCLTLTKKIFSQLGAWEIVQLARHPMRPYTLDYISLIFTDFQELAGDRAFADDKALVGGLARLEGQPVMVIGQQKGRTTKEKVLRNFGMPSPEGYRKALRLMKMAERFHLPVVTFIDSAGAYPGIGAEERGQAEAIARNIMEMSCLKTPIICVITGEGCSGGALGIGVGDRINMLEYSTYAAISPEGCASILWKDAQKAQIAAETMGMTANRLKELKIIDTVIPEPLGGAHRDYEQAGKNLKQQLITDLVALKQLDIETLLAERYQKVMAIGYC; encoded by the coding sequence ATGTCTACTCATTTTTTAGCATTTGAAAAACCGATAGTCGAATTGAATGAAAGAATCGACGCTTTAGCCGCTTTTAAACAAAGTGGTCAACAGCCCGACATTGAGTTTGATGAAGAAATTAAACTGTTAGAAAAAAAATGTCTTACTCTCACTAAGAAGATTTTTTCTCAGTTGGGTGCATGGGAGATTGTTCAGTTAGCAAGACATCCAATGCGTCCGTATACATTGGACTATATTTCTTTGATTTTTACAGATTTTCAAGAACTCGCGGGTGATCGCGCATTTGCGGATGATAAGGCTTTGGTTGGTGGATTAGCACGGCTTGAAGGCCAACCAGTTATGGTGATAGGACAGCAAAAAGGGCGTACGACAAAAGAAAAAGTGTTACGTAATTTTGGTATGCCTTCCCCTGAAGGGTATCGCAAAGCACTGCGTTTAATGAAAATGGCTGAACGTTTCCATTTACCCGTAGTGACATTTATTGATTCAGCAGGTGCTTACCCAGGAATTGGCGCTGAAGAACGGGGGCAAGCAGAAGCCATTGCTCGGAATATTATGGAAATGTCTTGCTTAAAAACGCCGATTATTTGTGTGATTACTGGTGAAGGTTGTTCTGGTGGTGCACTTGGTATTGGTGTCGGTGATCGTATTAATATGTTGGAATATAGTACTTACGCTGCAATTTCACCTGAAGGTTGCGCATCCATTTTGTGGAAAGACGCACAGAAAGCTCAAATTGCAGCAGAAACTATGGGAATGACTGCAAATCGCCTTAAAGAATTGAAAATCATTGATACGGTGATCCCTGAACCATTAGGTGGTGCACACCGTGATTATGAACAAGCGGGAAAAAATTTAAAGCAGCAATTGATTACTGATTTAGTAGCATTAAAACAATTGGATATTGAAACTTTGCTGGCGGAACGTTATCAAAAAGTTATGGCTATTGGTTATTGCTGA
- a CDS encoding helix-turn-helix domain-containing protein produces the protein MMVDELDISEVSELSGLPASTLRYYEERGLIKPIGRKGLKRVYHAKDVMTRLSLISLGREAQFTLDEINVMLNKEKGPSIERRHLQAKASELQNTIDNLMTLKNALLHIANCPEEDHLLCPKFQKIMSIGLRNNRKLNK, from the coding sequence ATGATGGTAGATGAATTAGATATTTCAGAAGTGAGTGAATTATCAGGTTTACCAGCATCCACTCTTCGTTATTATGAGGAGAGAGGGTTGATTAAACCTATTGGTCGTAAGGGACTAAAACGTGTTTATCATGCAAAAGATGTCATGACTCGCTTATCATTAATTTCTTTAGGCCGCGAAGCTCAATTTACACTTGATGAAATTAACGTCATGTTGAATAAAGAGAAAGGACCAAGTATCGAACGTCGCCATTTACAAGCAAAAGCCAGTGAATTACAAAATACTATTGATAATTTAATGACATTAAAAAATGCCCTCTTGCATATTGCTAATTGTCCAGAAGAGGATCACCTACTTTGTCCAAAATTTCAGAAAATCATGTCTATAGGATTGCGAAATAATCGAAAGCTGAATAAATAG
- a CDS encoding GNAT family N-acetyltransferase, protein MTSFSGTIPQLETERLILSGHQQSDFAALTQLWATEAMVQHIGGVPSTERESWMRMLAYGGLWPILGFGYWAVREKHTRRYVGDLGFADFHRIIQPPVKGIPEAGWVIAPEFQGKGYATEAMQAALNWLSDLNQFERSICFVASENTPSLRVALKLGYIVQKDVIMNGTSSVLLEKKL, encoded by the coding sequence ATGACAAGTTTCAGCGGTACTATTCCTCAGCTTGAAACCGAAAGGTTAATTTTATCTGGGCACCAACAAAGTGATTTTGCTGCATTAACACAATTATGGGCCACTGAAGCGATGGTTCAGCATATTGGTGGCGTACCTTCTACCGAACGTGAATCGTGGATGCGAATGTTGGCATACGGTGGTTTATGGCCAATACTTGGTTTTGGCTATTGGGCTGTAAGAGAAAAGCATACAAGGCGTTATGTTGGGGATCTCGGATTTGCAGATTTTCATCGTATAATCCAACCACCAGTAAAAGGTATTCCTGAAGCGGGTTGGGTGATCGCTCCTGAGTTTCAAGGCAAAGGGTATGCGACAGAAGCCATGCAAGCCGCACTAAATTGGCTAAGCGACTTGAATCAATTTGAGCGTTCAATTTGCTTTGTTGCTTCAGAGAATACGCCATCTCTACGAGTAGCTCTAAAGTTGGGCTATATCGTACAAAAAGATGTTATTATGAATGGTACGAGTTCAGTATTACTTGAGAAAAAACTGTAA
- the hiuH gene encoding hydroxyisourate hydrolase, with product MNKSALYLLLTPLMMAPALSIAASDILSVHILNQQTGKPASNVEVTLEKKQSNTWVRLNSEKTDNDGRIKSIWPDNTETPTVGDYRVVFKTGEYFKEQGKESFFPEIPVEFHINNVNEHYHIPLLLSQYGYSTYRGS from the coding sequence ATGAACAAAAGTGCCTTATATTTACTGCTCACCCCTTTAATGATGGCTCCTGCTCTTTCTATTGCAGCCAGTGACATACTAAGTGTTCATATACTCAATCAACAAACAGGAAAACCTGCATCTAACGTTGAAGTCACATTAGAAAAAAAACAATCAAATACATGGGTCCGACTAAACTCAGAAAAAACGGATAATGATGGTAGAATTAAGTCGATCTGGCCAGATAATACAGAAACTCCGACTGTTGGTGACTATAGAGTTGTTTTTAAAACGGGCGAATATTTTAAAGAGCAAGGCAAAGAAAGTTTTTTCCCTGAAATTCCCGTCGAGTTTCATATAAATAATGTGAATGAGCACTATCATATTCCATTACTTTTAAGCCAATATGGCTACTCTACTTATAGAGGCAGTTAA
- a CDS encoding AMP nucleosidase produces MSLEKCKSYENLSIDDVLDKLSLLYGNAIESLRNAIAAYINNGQLPEVDAREKGLFAYPELCVEWRGKVDRCEKTRAYARFVKPGNYCITITQPNLFRQYLTEQLAILQQDYDVTFSVRPSKTEVPYPFVIDGSDLVLDRSMSSSLAAHFPITDLADISDDITDGLVQFKGEMPLSHFDALRVDFSLARLKHYTGTPPEHVQPYILFTNYNRYVDEFVSWACEQIKDPDSRYIALSCVGHNYLTAENADPQIATSDLTWKKFQMPAYHLLAKDGIGITLVNIGVGPSNAKNICDHLAVLRPHAWLMIGHCGGLRESQKIGDYVLAHAYLRDDHILDDVLPPDIPIPSIAEVQRALYDATKQVSNMPGELVKQRLRTGTVVTTDDRNWELRFFATARRFSLSRAVAVDMESATIAAQGYRFRVPYGTLLCVSDKPLHGEIKLPGQANSFYEGAISEHLQIGIRAIDLLRQEGDKLHSRKLRTFDEPPFR; encoded by the coding sequence GTGTCTTTAGAAAAATGTAAAAGCTATGAAAATCTATCTATTGATGACGTTTTAGACAAACTTTCTTTATTATACGGTAATGCTATCGAGTCACTCCGCAATGCGATAGCGGCTTATATTAATAATGGGCAACTTCCCGAAGTAGATGCACGTGAAAAAGGTTTATTTGCTTACCCTGAATTATGTGTTGAATGGCGTGGTAAAGTTGATCGTTGTGAAAAAACAAGAGCATATGCTCGGTTTGTCAAGCCAGGTAACTACTGCATTACTATTACCCAACCAAATTTGTTTCGCCAATATCTTACTGAGCAATTAGCTATATTGCAGCAAGATTATGATGTTACTTTTTCTGTTCGTCCATCTAAAACAGAAGTGCCTTATCCTTTTGTCATTGACGGTTCAGATCTTGTTTTAGACCGCAGTATGAGCAGTAGTTTAGCTGCACATTTTCCTATTACTGATTTAGCTGATATCAGTGATGATATTACTGATGGTTTAGTTCAATTTAAAGGTGAAATGCCGCTTTCTCATTTTGACGCATTACGGGTTGATTTTTCTCTAGCTCGGTTAAAGCATTACACGGGTACACCGCCGGAGCATGTACAACCTTATATTTTGTTCACTAATTATAATCGTTATGTCGATGAGTTTGTTAGTTGGGCATGTGAGCAAATTAAGGATCCTGATAGTCGATACATAGCACTATCCTGTGTTGGGCATAATTATTTAACCGCAGAAAATGCGGATCCACAAATTGCCACATCTGACCTAACGTGGAAAAAATTCCAAATGCCGGCCTATCATCTATTAGCGAAAGACGGTATAGGAATAACATTAGTGAATATTGGTGTTGGGCCATCCAACGCCAAAAATATTTGTGATCATTTAGCCGTATTACGCCCACATGCATGGTTAATGATTGGTCATTGTGGTGGGTTACGTGAAAGTCAAAAAATTGGTGATTATGTGTTGGCTCATGCTTATTTGCGTGATGACCATATTTTAGATGACGTGTTGCCACCTGACATTCCAATTCCAAGTATCGCTGAAGTGCAAAGAGCGTTATACGATGCAACTAAGCAAGTCAGTAATATGCCTGGTGAATTAGTCAAACAGCGTTTACGCACTGGTACTGTTGTGACAACCGATGATCGTAACTGGGAGTTGCGTTTTTTTGCAACAGCACGTCGCTTTAGCTTAAGTCGTGCGGTAGCTGTTGATATGGAAAGTGCTACCATTGCAGCTCAAGGTTATCGTTTTAGAGTCCCATATGGAACATTATTATGTGTCTCTGATAAGCCATTACATGGCGAAATAAAATTACCAGGTCAAGCCAACAGCTTTTATGAAGGAGCTATTTCTGAGCACTTGCAGATAGGGATCCGTGCGATAGATCTTTTACGACAAGAAGGCGATAAGCTGCATTCAAGAAAATTAAGAACGTTCGATGAACCACCTTTTAGGTAG
- a CDS encoding AEC family transporter produces the protein MEQVLLVLWPLFALIAMGFILRRVSLFAADFWPSAEKLNYFILFPALLINSLASAPLDNPKLPYLAAAIFFILGISSALVLVTKIFSKMPIPRFGAHIQGITRFNTYLGLAIVADLFGTEGIAIAAVLMAILVPSCNVIAVLSLTSGAKISIKQLILPIIKNPLIISCVIGILLNLLPIGLPFGTDQLLKLLAAASLPLGLICIGAALQTATLRIEFKPLMISSLVRLLAMPALAIFTAKLFSLPTLESVLLVIFFAIPTAPTAYILTRQLKGDSQLMAGIITLQTVMAVITLPVILSLMLD, from the coding sequence ATGGAACAGGTATTATTAGTTTTATGGCCGTTGTTTGCTTTGATAGCGATGGGTTTTATATTACGTCGCGTATCATTATTTGCTGCTGACTTTTGGCCAAGTGCTGAAAAATTAAACTACTTTATTTTATTTCCAGCTTTACTAATTAACAGTTTGGCGAGTGCACCGCTTGATAACCCTAAATTGCCATATCTTGCCGCCGCAATTTTTTTTATTTTAGGGATAAGCAGCGCATTAGTTCTAGTGACTAAAATATTCTCTAAAATGCCAATACCTCGTTTTGGTGCGCATATTCAAGGTATTACCCGATTTAATACGTATTTGGGGTTAGCTATTGTCGCTGATTTATTTGGTACCGAAGGAATAGCGATTGCTGCAGTTCTTATGGCAATATTGGTACCCAGTTGTAATGTGATAGCCGTATTATCACTAACATCAGGAGCAAAAATTTCCATTAAGCAGCTCATCTTACCTATTATTAAAAATCCATTAATTATCTCGTGTGTGATAGGAATATTACTTAATCTATTACCCATCGGATTACCTTTTGGAACGGACCAATTACTTAAATTACTTGCCGCCGCGAGTTTACCATTAGGGTTAATTTGTATTGGCGCAGCACTACAAACGGCTACACTTAGAATTGAATTTAAACCATTAATGATATCAAGCCTAGTTCGGCTATTAGCGATGCCTGCACTTGCTATTTTTACGGCCAAGTTATTTTCTTTACCAACGCTTGAATCGGTATTATTGGTCATTTTTTTCGCTATACCGACAGCGCCAACAGCTTATATTTTAACACGGCAGCTAAAAGGTGATAGCCAGCTGATGGCAGGGATCATCACACTGCAAACGGTAATGGCAGTAATAACATTACCAGTGATACTCTCTTTAATGTTGGATTAA
- a CDS encoding NADAR family protein, which yields MDIKTLCKHYRAGKKFKYLFFWGHQSKSNTVTKSCFSQWYPAPFIVSGNRFASAEHFMMAEKARLFDDQETLTKIINAPNPGAAKAFGREVRGFKQEHWDMHKFDIVINANFAKFSQNEMLLQFLLNTNERILVEASPVDKIWGIGLAEDAENIENPLTWKGLNLLGFALMEVRNRLKAQNN from the coding sequence ATGGATATTAAAACACTTTGTAAACACTATCGCGCTGGCAAAAAATTTAAATACCTCTTTTTTTGGGGACATCAATCCAAATCAAATACCGTTACTAAAAGCTGTTTTAGCCAATGGTACCCTGCTCCTTTTATTGTTAGCGGTAACCGTTTTGCTAGCGCCGAACATTTTATGATGGCAGAAAAAGCTCGGTTATTTGATGACCAAGAAACACTAACAAAAATTATTAATGCACCAAACCCAGGAGCAGCGAAAGCCTTTGGTAGAGAAGTTCGTGGCTTTAAACAAGAACATTGGGATATGCATAAATTTGATATTGTTATTAACGCTAACTTTGCGAAGTTTTCTCAAAATGAGATGTTGTTGCAGTTTTTGCTTAATACCAATGAAAGAATTCTTGTTGAAGCTAGTCCTGTAGATAAAATTTGGGGGATTGGTCTTGCTGAAGATGCAGAAAACATTGAAAACCCACTAACATGGAAAGGCTTAAATCTACTGGGTTTTGCTTTAATGGAGGTCCGTAATCGTTTAAAAGCCCAAAATAACTAA
- a CDS encoding helix-turn-helix transcriptional regulator encodes MTLYNFTLMLSGVNIDTPRLEDALYESGCSDALVCFYGKSVYLEFDRESQSLDKAIESAIDNIEMAGIGAKVNSVDSALVGLSDIAELTHLSRQAIAMLKDGTRGSGDFPSPIQRIKGQSPLWDWAEVANWLLKSGRLDSHTELVSNAQVLSKWNLALRASACSELQQVEAITKKILSNRKKRTNCSNIESTT; translated from the coding sequence ATGACTTTATATAATTTCACATTAATGCTATCAGGTGTAAATATTGACACACCTAGACTTGAAGATGCCCTGTATGAAAGTGGTTGCAGCGATGCATTAGTTTGTTTTTATGGGAAATCTGTTTATTTAGAATTTGACAGGGAATCCCAATCATTAGATAAAGCAATTGAATCAGCGATCGATAATATTGAAATGGCGGGGATTGGGGCAAAAGTTAATTCGGTTGATTCAGCATTAGTTGGTTTAAGTGACATTGCTGAATTAACTCATTTATCGCGACAAGCGATTGCAATGTTAAAAGATGGTACGCGCGGTTCTGGGGATTTTCCTAGCCCAATTCAGCGTATTAAAGGCCAATCACCGCTATGGGATTGGGCTGAAGTGGCAAACTGGCTTCTAAAGAGCGGTCGGCTAGATAGTCATACCGAATTAGTTTCTAATGCCCAGGTTTTAAGCAAGTGGAATTTAGCATTACGAGCAAGTGCTTGTTCTGAATTACAGCAAGTTGAAGCGATTACTAAAAAAATACTCAGTAATCGTAAGAAAAGAACGAATTGTTCAAATATCGAGAGTACCACGTAA
- a CDS encoding GNAT family N-acetyltransferase, translating to MNNNVLPVTVQFVSPDHYAQWLVYWLQYQEFYQVDLKEDITLKTWERFFDKNEPMYCAVALEGDKVLGFVNYLYHRSTWSKNDFCYLEDLFVSPDVRGRQIGKHLIEFVQDQAQKQSCGRLYWHTQETNLRGQRLYDWVAEKPGVIEYRMPL from the coding sequence ATGAATAACAATGTGTTACCTGTTACTGTTCAGTTTGTATCACCAGATCATTATGCTCAATGGTTAGTATATTGGTTACAGTATCAAGAGTTTTATCAGGTTGATTTAAAAGAAGATATTACTTTAAAAACCTGGGAGCGCTTTTTTGATAAGAATGAGCCAATGTATTGTGCTGTAGCTCTCGAAGGAGACAAAGTACTTGGTTTTGTTAATTATCTTTACCATCGTTCAACATGGTCAAAAAATGATTTTTGCTATTTAGAAGATCTTTTTGTCTCTCCTGATGTTCGCGGACGTCAAATAGGCAAACACCTGATTGAATTTGTACAAGATCAGGCTCAAAAACAATCCTGTGGACGTCTATATTGGCATACACAGGAAACAAATTTACGTGGTCAGCGTTTATATGATTGGGTTGCTGAAAAACCAGGGGTGATTGAGTATAGAATGCCGTTGTAA
- a CDS encoding PLP-dependent aminotransferase family protein, with translation MKRKPQAQFPHLLLEAGYIKESVYHTIRNAILDGRLTSGIKLPSSRAFAEMMSISRNSVIAGFERLTDEGYLVTKQGSGTYVATTIPDELIRFTTNPKNNNKSQYSALKLSPVLNHLTTLWENSRPNTNKRQFFNIGIGCVDQFPHDLWGRLLGRVWRKSKHEITHYNHPDGYLPLRKILVDYVRSTRGVNCREEQVIIVNGTQQAINLAAKVLLQRGDCVWLDDPGYDSARAILAASEATISPIPSDSDGMDIDYAAEHCPDAKLIYTAPSHQFPLGTTLSLARRLTMLEWAHQNNAWIFEDDYNSEFRYLSKPIQALQGLDTHQRVIYAGTFSKMMYPGFRLGFLIVPEILIEPFTMVKYYSDSHSGYLEQAALAQFIQEGHYARHVRKIRKICYSRQHTLINAINQYLAHIFEVTPTDSGIHAVCWLKPDINLQSILSACHQLQFGVQPLSRYCINNQNNNAILFGYAAHTESEITKNIIALSQLLESTIKI, from the coding sequence ATGAAGCGTAAGCCTCAAGCTCAATTTCCGCATTTATTATTAGAAGCGGGCTACATTAAAGAAAGTGTTTATCACACTATCCGAAATGCCATTCTTGATGGGCGACTTACGTCTGGTATTAAATTGCCATCAAGCCGAGCTTTCGCTGAAATGATGTCTATTTCACGCAACTCAGTGATTGCGGGTTTTGAACGACTCACTGATGAAGGTTACTTGGTCACTAAACAAGGCTCAGGAACTTATGTAGCAACAACCATCCCTGATGAATTAATTCGCTTCACAACAAATCCCAAAAACAACAATAAATCACAATATTCTGCATTAAAACTTAGCCCTGTACTCAATCATTTAACGACATTATGGGAAAACTCTCGACCGAATACCAATAAACGTCAATTTTTTAATATTGGCATTGGATGCGTCGATCAATTTCCTCATGATTTATGGGGTAGGCTTTTAGGCCGTGTTTGGCGAAAATCTAAACATGAAATTACACATTATAATCACCCTGATGGTTACCTCCCCCTTAGAAAAATCTTAGTTGACTACGTCCGTTCTACACGTGGTGTCAACTGCCGTGAAGAGCAAGTTATTATCGTCAATGGAACTCAACAAGCGATTAATTTAGCTGCTAAAGTACTGTTACAACGGGGTGATTGCGTTTGGCTAGATGATCCTGGTTATGACAGTGCTCGTGCAATCTTGGCGGCATCTGAAGCAACAATATCACCTATTCCCTCTGACAGTGATGGAATGGATATTGATTATGCCGCTGAGCACTGCCCCGATGCTAAATTGATTTATACCGCACCATCACATCAATTTCCTCTTGGGACCACACTGAGCTTAGCTAGACGATTAACGATGTTAGAGTGGGCACATCAAAATAATGCATGGATTTTTGAGGATGATTACAACAGTGAATTCCGTTATCTTTCTAAGCCTATTCAAGCACTTCAAGGATTAGATACCCACCAGCGTGTTATCTATGCAGGCACATTTTCTAAAATGATGTACCCAGGTTTTCGCCTTGGTTTTTTAATTGTACCGGAAATACTGATCGAACCCTTTACGATGGTAAAATATTACAGTGATAGTCATTCGGGGTATTTAGAACAAGCTGCGTTAGCACAATTTATTCAAGAAGGGCATTATGCACGGCATGTACGAAAAATTCGCAAAATATGCTATTCACGCCAACACACATTAATTAACGCAATAAACCAATATTTAGCCCATATATTTGAAGTAACGCCAACTGATTCAGGGATCCATGCTGTATGTTGGTTAAAACCGGATATCAATTTACAATCTATTTTATCTGCCTGTCATCAGTTGCAATTTGGCGTACAGCCGTTGTCTCGTTATTGCATAAATAACCAAAACAACAATGCTATTTTATTTGGTTACGCCGCGCATACTGAATCTGAAATTACAAAAAATATCATTGCATTGAGTCAATTATTGGAAAGCACAATAAAAATATAA